One window of the Clostridiales bacterium genome contains the following:
- a CDS encoding DUF3791 domain-containing protein, translating into MDKKDIFNRIEYVVACVGAFAQRFNLSNMQAYAYLRRFTGIDFLLDCYAAEHTLSIDDAVSDLQVICQREGGRI; encoded by the coding sequence ATGGACAAGAAAGATATATTTAACCGAATAGAATATGTAGTGGCGTGTGTTGGAGCTTTCGCACAGCGATTTAACCTCTCCAACATGCAGGCATACGCATACCTGCGCCGTTTTACAGGTATAGATTTCCTTCTCGACTGCTATGCTGCCGAGCATACCCTATCCATCGACGATGCCGTCTCAGACCTTCAAGTCATTTGCCAACGGGAAGGAGGTAGGATATGA